The Carassius carassius chromosome 9, fCarCar2.1, whole genome shotgun sequence genome includes a region encoding these proteins:
- the snrnp70 gene encoding U1 small nuclear ribonucleoprotein 70 kDa codes for MTQFLPPNLLALFAPRDPIPFLPQLEKLPHEKHHNQPYCGIAPFIRHFEDPRDAPPPTRAETRDERMERKRREKMERRQVVVETELKLWDPHNDPNAQGDAFKTLFVARINYDTTESKLRREFEVYGPIKRIYIVYNKKTGKPRGYAFIEYEHERDMHSAYKHADGKKIDGRRVLVDVERGRTVKGWHPRRLGGGLGGTRRGGADVNIKHSGRDDTSRYDDRPIGSDRDRERRDRSRERDRERDRGERRRSRSRERRRRTRSRERAIAVPGEEAGGGNRRRDRERDRGVAEGSRERSRDRDRERDRKRRSRSRDRKRDRERGKGADGVEEGMGGLIDGIMPEGGERGMEDPLCGDPGRGGDGGAEGEERGKDRDKDRERDRDRKRSHRDKDRDRDRERRRDRDRDREHKRERGDRDRREDRHISSSGDQEGLGNGGEDGEEPLPPRSEEGSQDGMRMRMMDQDSIQSGEGYASNDNGYKMEAQGDEY; via the exons ATGACTCAGTTTCTTCCCCCGAACCTGTTGGCATTGTTTGCCCCGCGGGACCCGATCCCGTTCCTGCCCCAGCTGGAGAAACTTCCCCATGAGAAACATCACAACCAACCGTACTGCGGGATCGCCCCGTTCATCAGGCATTTCGAG GACCCCAGAGATGCACCTCCACCCACACGAGCAGAGACGCGGGACGAGAGGATGGAGAGAAAG AGAAGGGAGAAGATGGAAAGGAGGCAAGTTGTGGTGGAAACAGAACTGAAGCTTT GGGACCCACACAATGATCCTAATGCTCAAGGAGATGCGTTTAAGACCTTGTTTGTGGCTCGAATT AATTATGACACCACAGAATCTAAACTGCGGCGTGAGTTTGAAGTCTATGGTCCTATCAAACGG ATCTATATTGTATACAACAAGAAAACTGGAAAACCAAGAGGCTATGCGTTCATTGAGTACGAACACGAGAGAGACATGCACT CTGCCTACAAGCATGCAGATGGCAAAAAAATTGATGGACGCCGAGTGCTTGTTGATGTTGAAAGAGGACGAACGGTCAAAGGATGGCACCCACGGAGACTTG GTGGAGGTCTTGGTGGTACAAGGAGAGGAGGGGCAGATGTCAACATCAAGCACTCTGGCAGAGATGACACTTCCCGCTATGATGACCGACCAATTGGAAG TGACCGGGATCGTGAACGCAGGGATCGCAGTCGGGAACGAGACCGAGAGAGGGACCGTGGTGAGCGCCGTCGTTCACGATCTCGAGAGAGACGCAGACGCACCAGGTCTCGTGAGAGGGCCATTGCAGTTCCAGGGGAGGAGGCAGGAGGGGGAAATCGACGCCGAGACAGGGAACGAGACCGAGGTGTTGCTGAAGGCAGCCGAGAGAGGAgtagagacagagatagagaaagagaccGCAAGAGAAGAAGCAGGAGCAGGgatagaaagagagacagagagagggggaAAGGTGCGGATGGAGTAGAGGAAGGCATGGGTGGGCTAATTGATGGCATTATGCCTGAAGGAGGAGAAAGGGGTATGGAGGACCCATTGTGTGGTGACCCAGGACGAGGTGGGGATGGAGGGGCcgaaggagaggagagaggaaaggATCGAGACAAAGACAGGGAGAGAGACCGTGATAGGAAGCGCAGCCACAGAGATAAAGATAGAGACCGAGATCGGGAAAGACGACGAGACCGAGATAGAGATCGTGAGCACAAGCGGGAAAGGGGCGATCGGGACCGTAGGGAAGACAGACACATATCCTCCTCAGGAGATCAGGAGGGTTTGGGTAACGGAGGTGAAGATGGTGAAGAGCCGTTGCCGCCACGATCAGAAGAAGGTTCACAGGAtgggatgaggatgaggatgatggatCAGGATTCCATCCAGTCAGGAGAGGGCTATGCCTCCAATGACAATGGATACAAGATGGAGGCCCAGGGTGATGAGTACTGA
- the lin7b gene encoding protein lin-7 homolog B produces MMSYYHTGKELDMAAMTEPLCLERDICRVIELLDRLQRSGELPPPKLQALQRVLQSKFCAAIREVYEQLYDTLDIVGGAEVRAQATAKATVAAFAASEGHAHPRVVELPKTDEGLGFNIMGGKEQNSPIYISRVIPGGVADRQGGLKRGDQLLSVNGVSVEGEHHEKAVELLKAAQGSVKLVVRYTPKVLEEMEARFEKMRSARRRQQHTSYSSLESRG; encoded by the exons ATGATGTCGTATTATCACACGGGGAAAGAGCTGGACATGGCGGCAATGACGGAGCCGCTCTGCCTGGAAAGAG ATATTTGCAGAGTGATAGAATTGTTGGACAGGCTTCAGAGAAGCGGTGAACTTCCGCCTCCCAAACTCCAGGCTCTACAGAGAGTTTTACAGAGCAAGTTCTGTGCTGCCATCCGAGAG GTCTATGAGCAGCTTTATGATACATTGGACATTGTAGGTGGGGCTGAGGTCCGAGCACAAGCCACTGCAAAG GCCACAGTAGCAGCATTCGCAGCCAGTGAAGGCCATGCACATCCAAGAGTGGTTGAGCTCCCTAAAACAGACGAGGGGCTTGGGTTCAACATCATGGGTGGAAAAGAGCAAAACTCCCCCATCTACATCTCCAGGGTCATCCCAGGGGGTGTTGCTGACCGTCAGGGTGGTCTGAAGAGAGGAGATCAACTGCTCTCTGTTAATGGAGTG AGTGTGGAGGGAGAACATCATGAGAAAGCTGTAGAGCTGCTAAAGGCAGCGCAGGGTTCAGTGAAGCTGGTGGTGCGTTACACCCCTAAAGTCCTTGAAGAGATGGAAGCCAGGTTTGAAAAGATGAGAAGTGCCAGGAGACGCCAGCAACATACCAGCTATTC GTCTTTGGAATCCAGGGGTTAA